The following are encoded in a window of Brevibacillus sp. DP1.3A genomic DNA:
- the ablB gene encoding putative beta-lysine N-acetyltransferase, producing MINVVGAQDAGDLIIDRQNRRVKLHVYEPSQIEQWDRVMKELAEESEATKVIVYGKKQDIPQWQSLGYELEGTIDGFFLGDNAQMLTCYLTKERATSGAAKLAEEILTLSLSKAGSTIEKSLPEGYHLREATEADAKELACLYGLVFATYPTPMNDPSYIRKTMQEGTIYYVVEFEGKIACAASAEVSERFGSAEMTDCATHPDHAGKGLLQPLFIALEQRMEEAGIYFLYTLTRAQSAGMNVTAAKMGYAYRGRLINNCTIFSGYEDMNIWVKPLRPTRE from the coding sequence ACGCTGGCGACCTGATCATTGATCGGCAAAATCGCCGGGTAAAGCTGCACGTATATGAACCATCACAAATCGAGCAGTGGGATCGGGTCATGAAGGAGCTGGCCGAAGAGTCAGAGGCAACAAAAGTCATTGTGTACGGGAAGAAACAAGATATTCCGCAATGGCAATCCCTGGGTTACGAGCTGGAGGGAACCATCGATGGTTTTTTTCTAGGGGATAACGCACAGATGCTCACCTGCTATCTGACGAAAGAGCGGGCTACCTCTGGTGCAGCAAAACTTGCCGAGGAAATTCTTACGCTGAGCCTGTCAAAAGCGGGGAGTACGATAGAGAAATCATTACCCGAGGGATACCACCTGCGTGAAGCAACGGAGGCAGACGCGAAGGAATTGGCGTGTTTGTATGGACTGGTATTCGCGACGTATCCTACACCGATGAACGATCCGTCCTACATTCGCAAAACCATGCAAGAAGGCACCATCTACTATGTCGTTGAATTTGAAGGCAAGATTGCATGTGCTGCGTCAGCTGAAGTATCCGAACGATTTGGTTCAGCGGAAATGACGGATTGCGCGACCCATCCAGACCATGCGGGGAAAGGTCTCCTCCAACCGCTGTTTATCGCGCTGGAACAAAGGATGGAGGAGGCGGGGATTTACTTTTTGTACACCTTGACCCGGGCACAATCTGCAGGAATGAATGTGACGGCTGCCAAAATGGGCTATGCATACCGCGGACGGCTAATTAACAATTGTACGATCTTTTCAGGTTATGAAGACATGAATATATGGGTAAAGCCACTTCGCCCCACGAGGGAATAA